The window TCTGACAATCCGGGCCGTTCGCCGCGCTGATGCAGCGGGGGTTCATCGCCGCATACAGCGCCCCCTCCCCGGCGGCGTCCTGGATGGCCACCCAGGCCATATACATCCGCCCCAGATCCAGCACCCCGGTGAGCAGGATCAGCAAGACGGTGGCCGCCAGGGCGAACTCCACCAGGCTCTGACCACGTCCTCGTCCCATGATCCCCATCGGGCTCCCTCTACGGTTTCGGCATCGCGATGCCGCTGATCGGGACCACCGAGCGCATCCCGGCGAAGCGCAGCGTCAGGCCGGGGAGGAAAGGCTGCATCAGAGGGGTGGCTGCCCTCACCCGGGACTGCACTTCCACATACACCTGATCGTTCAGAGCCAGGACCGCCGTCGGCAGCTGGGTCTGCGCGGGATCGGAAGCGCACACCCCCAGGGAGGTGCTGCCCCCGCCGGAGGTGGGGCGCCGGTATTCCACCGTGATCGTCACCTGGCTTCGGGGCGTCAGGGCCAGGGTCCCGTAAGCCCGGTTCAGGATCTCATTGCACTCCACGGCGGTGACCTTCCCCCGGTCGGCGTCGTTGGCCCGGTGGAGGGTCGCCGCCCCCGCCCGCAACGCCTCCCGGGCCGCGTTGGAGACCTCAGTGTAGATGTAGAGGACGCGGCCGAACTCCATGATCCCCAGCATAAACAGCAACAACACCGGGAGGATCAGGGCGAACTCCACCAGCCCCTGACCCCGACGGAAGGACGCCCCCCGCATCCCCACCTCTCGGATCCGTGAGGTCATATGTCTCTTACCTCCGTGGAGGTAAACCGCCCAAAAGGGCGGGGAGGTTACGGCCCCTCCCCGCCCCACCCCGGACTTTCGGGCTATTGACGGTTTGAGATTTTTTAATATAATCCCCCGTAGGGGAGTGCAGTGGATGTTCGATCAGATTTAAACCGCTCTGGATGGGCTTTTGGATACGGGGGGGTCTATGAGCGAGCGGGGACGGAGAGGACGGCGGGCCCAGAGCATCGTGGAGCTGGCGATTCTACTCCCCCTCTTTCTGATCCTCATCGCTGGGCTCACCGAGATCGGGTTCGCCATCGCGGCCTATCTCTCCCTGCAGGACGCCGTGCGGGAAGCCGCCCGCTTCGGCGCTGATGGGGATCCCTGCCTCTACGCAGATCGCCAAGAGGATCCGCGGGATCCCGCTGCCGTGTGCGGCAGCGACCTGTTCCTGAACCCCATCTCCCAGCGATTTGACGAGGCATTCCAGCCATATGCCCTGAACTCCGGCCTGGGGGACGATCTGGTGATCTCCGCCTTCGGCATCCGGCAGGATGGCACACTGGCCTGGCGACTCCCCCGAGACGCCCCCAACGGCTGGTCACGGTTCAACAATCAAAGCTCTCGAGTCACCAACGAGGCCATCGCCGCGCAGGTCGGCCATTCCCCGAGCAAGGGGATCCTGATCGTGGAGGCCTATTATCACTATCGTCAGCGTCTGGGCCTGTTCACCTGGATATTCCCTGAAATCATCCCGATGTATGCGTCGGCCTGGATGCCGTTGCCTTCGGTGGATCCGATGGAATGAGCCTGACCCATGGTCCATCGGCCCCTTCCAGGGTTGCCAATCGGAGGGAGGAAGATGCGCGGCCGCGGTCAGATTGTCGTTTTGTTCGCCTTCATGCTGGTAGGGCTGCTGGCCCTGACCGGCCTGGCCATGGACGGCGCCCGGCTTTACGCCGCCCGGCACCGCCTGCAGCATGCCCTGGACGGGGCCGCCCTGGCCGGCTCCAACCAGTTCCGCGTCGGCCGCACCCTGACGGACATCCAGCAGGCCGCTCGGGATTTCCTGACTGCCCAGGGCTTCGATGTCGCCACCATTCGGGTCTACACCTGCGATGATCCGGGCCCCTATGCCGCGGAGCTCTGCACCACCCCCCGGCGCAAGCTGGTGCGCGTGGAAGCGGAGGTGACCGTCCCGATGACCTTCCTGCGCGTGGTGGGATGGGGGAGCGCGCGGCTCTCCGGGTCCGCCACGGGGGAGGCTGCCTCCGTGGACCTGGTGCTGATCATCGACAACTCGGAGTCCATGGCCTACGACACCCGGATGGTCCTCGCCTCCGCGAACCCCATTGTGTGCATCCCCACAGACGCCCCCGATCCCAATCCGGCATGCCCTCGGCCCCAGCGGCCGCACTTCTGCAATCCGACGGACACCTGCGAGCCTTTCCGCTTTGTGCGAGAGGCGGCGCTGGAGTTCGCCGCCCGGATGCATTACCCCTATGACCGCGTAGCGGTGATCTCCTTTGATCGCCAGGCTCGTCTGTGGGTGGATTTGAACGGGGGGACCAGCCTGGCGGCCGTGGAGAGCGCCATCCGGAGCATCCAGGTTTACGATCCTTCCCAAAACCCGCAGACCACGAAATGCGCAGGGATGGATTGCACCTCGGGGAACTGCGTCCCGGTGCCTGTCTTCGAGCCAGGGGCCGGCAACGATCCGCGTCCGTGCCCCAGCAGCAACGTCCAGGGAGCCCTTCTGCTGGCTTACAACGTCCTGGCCACCCAGGGACGTCCGGCGGAGACCGGCGCCCTTTGGGCCATCGTGATCTTGAGCGATGCCGCCGCCAACGCCACAGATCCCTCTCCCAGCTCGCCGGACCCGGCGGCCAAGGACTTCGGGCTCTGCCCGAAATATACACCGCCCCCGGGGTGGGGGGAGCCCACCTGGTATTGGGGGGATCCCGCCTATCGCCCCTTCTGTCAGGATGGGGACTTTGAAGAGCGCCATCCCAGCGTGAGCACCCGTTACGATGCGGAGGACGCCGCGCTGGACATGGTGGACGTGCTGCGAGAGGCCAACGTGGTGATCTTCTCAATCGGCTACGGCAGCGGGATGCACAACCTGAACGTCCGGCCCGGCGGAGGGCGGGATCCCGATGTCGGGGAGAAGTTCATGCGCTACCTGGCCGACAGCACGGATGGGGATAACCGGGCGGATTGCCTGCAGGGCGGGAGCGACTGGTTCAGCCCCGGAGCGGTCTGGAAGTCTCAGGGGCAGCCGTGCAGCAATTACTTCTACGCCCCGGACGCCAGCGCGCTGCAACAGATCTTTCGGGAGATCGCCCGCCGGATCTTCACCCGCCTGAACCGATAGACGGCTTCTCTTGGGCAACAAAGGAGGGATCATGCGCCGATTGGCTCAGGGGACGCTGGAGTTCGCCGTGGCCCTGCCCATCTTCCTGATGCTGGTCTTCATGGTTGTCGAGCTGGCCCGGGTGTTCTACGCCTGGGCGACCATTGAAAACAACGCCCGGGCGGCGGCCCGCTACCTCTCCACCGGACAGTATGATGAGGCCTTCTGTCTCAGCGGCTGCGCGGACGAGGCCGACCGGGAGCAGGCCCGGCTGCAGGCCGGCCTGATGCGGGCCCGGGAGATCCTCTACGGGCTGCTCATCACCCAGTTTGGGGAGCAAGCGGGAGGGCCGGGCTCGGATGCGCCGGGCTTCTACGGCGTGACCATCTGCAGCAGCCGGGCGGGCTTCGAGTTCGACCCGATCACGCTGCGCTGTGAGCCGGGGAACGACGCCGGAGGGCCCGGAGATCGGGTGGTGGTGGTGGTGCGCCATAACCATATGATTATTACGCCTTTCCTCCGGCCCATCGTCTCCCACATCCCGCTGATCGCCCGCCGTGAGATCATCAACGAGCGCTTCCGGACCGTCCGTCTGCTGGGGCTGCCGCCGCAGATCCCGACGGTGCCGCCACCTCCCACGCCGACGTTCACCCCGGGTCCCACCGACACGCCTACGCCCACCCCGCCGCCCACCGACACGCCGACGCCCACCCCGACGGCGACAGCCACCCCGACACCGACGTCGACCTCCACCCCGACGGCCACCGCTACGCGCACGCCCACCCGCACCCCCACGCGCACCCGGACTCCTACGCGCACACCCACCCGCACGCCGACACCTTGCCCGCCGTCCGTGTGCACGCCCACGCCGACCCGCACGCCGACGCGGACGCCAACCATCACGCCCACCCGCACCCCCACGCGCACGCCGACGTCGACGCCTACCCGCACGCCCACACCGACGGTGTGCCCGCCATCCGTGTGCACGCCTACGCCCACCCGCACCCCGACGCCGACCTGGACGCCTACGCGCACGCCGACCCGCACACCGACGCAGACGCCAACTATCACGCCCACCCGCACCCCCATGCCCACGCCAACGCGCACCCCGACGCCTACGCCGGCGTGGACGCCCACGCCCACCCGGACCCCCACGCCCACGCCGACCCGCACACCAGGCGGGTGGGATGGGTGACGATCTCCCCGCGTATCCTCGCATGGAACGGAGAGGGTAGATCTTGAATCCCCCCTCTCCGTTCCATGCCAATGGTTAGGGAGCAATGACCAGGCAGGAGAAAATGGGCTCGCGATCCAGACGGATCCTCGGTCTGCTCAGCCTCCTCCTGGCGGGCCTGGGCCTGTTGGGAGGTTTCGTCTGGCATGGGACCGCGCGGGCCCTGCCACCCCCTCCGCCTCCCCCGTGGCCCACCCCGCGCCCCGCGCCGGCCCTGCGCGCGGCTGAGGTTTTCCCAAACACCCGATGGCAGACCCTCACCATCGGCATCACGAGCCCGGGGGATCCAAACCTTCCCATCACCCGGGAGAACCGGATCGAGAACGCCACCGTGGATCGTCTGCGCATCGGCTTCGGGGGGCTTACCTATCCAGATTGGATCACCCGGGTGGAGGCCTGGGCCGATCCTCTCGATGGCGAGATCACCTGGACGGTGGAGCCCACCGGCGTGCTGTTCATCAACGTCCAACCCACACATACCCTGTTCGCTTCGTGGGTCACCACAGCCTACGCGCAGCATAACCCGCCGGAGTATGAGATCACTGTGGGGACCATCGGGGGGACAGGCTTCGAGTTCGCCACGGGGATGGCCGTGCACGTGCCGACGGAGGTTTATACCATCACCTATGCTCGGATCGTCTCCACCAGCCAGGAGGGGCTCGATCCTTTTCCGCTCTACACACCGGAGGGTCTCCTGTGGCCGCTGGCCCGCTTCACTGCCACCCCAGAGGGCCGGGCGTGGGTGACCTATACCATCCGCCTGGGCGATCTGCGCGGCAATCTGGAGGAGACGCTCCCGGATCTGATCCTCCTCAGCCCTACGCTCCGGCTGGTCGGGGGAATGGCCCAGGTGAACGCATGGGTCCGGAACGCGGGCGCCGCGCCCATCCCGCCCCGCGTCGGCGGCTTCTTGGCCGCCCTGCAGCAGCGCGCGCCCGGCAACCCTCCGGCCGGGCCGTGGGACGGCGAAGGCTTCGCGGCGTGGATGGAAGGACCCTCCGGCGTCTGGCTTCCCCCGCTGGCCCCCGGTCAGGAGATCCCCATCACCGGGACCGCGTCCTTCCAACCCGGTCGGTGCTTCTTCCTGAACCTCGACGTCGATCCCTACGGGGAGAGCCCGCTCACCGGGCGGGTCTGGGAGGCGCGGGAGGACAACAACGTCACCGCCATCTGCCCGGCCACCGTCTTCCTCCCCCTGATCCTGCGAGGCGGACCGTAGATCGGTTGTAAATGGCATTGGAAGCAGGGAACGAACGCTCCTCCCCATTGCCGTTGTAGGGGCGGCTTCAGCTTTGAACATTCTGCTACCGAAGATCCAGGTTCAGGGCTGAAGCCCCTCCTGCAAAGATCAACGCTCGTCGGGATCGCTTCCGCCGCAACGGATGATGGTAAGGGAGCGAGGCCGTCCACAGAATGGAGAATCGTAAGTCGAAATTCATTTCGACCCGACCGCTATCCTCGAAAGCGAAGGCGACGGGCGAAAGGCCTTTCCACCCATCCCTCGGCACCGGAAGGCATGCCGCCCGGCAGGCGGTCGCTCCCTCCGGTAAAATACGCAGGCGGGGGAGGTTCTCAGGCCTCCCCACCTCTCGGAGTCGCACATCGCGATGCCGAACGGATGGGGACGCTGGATCATCGGACTGGGAGCGATGGCGCTGGCCGCCTGCACCGCCCGGCCTGCTCCAGTGACTGTGGTCGCCGACGGCCAGCGCCGCACCGTCTACGTCCGCGGCCCCACGGTCCGGGAGGCCCTGACCCAGGCCGGCATCCCGCTGCGGGACCTGGACCGCGTCACGCCACCGGAGAACGTCCCCATCCAGCCCGGGATGGTGATCACCGTCACCCGCATCACCCAGACGCTGGAGGTCGAGGAGATCCCCCTGCCCTTCCCCCAGCAGATCCTGAAGGACGCCCGGCTGGCCCCCGGAGAGACCCGCCTGATCCGCCGTGGGGAGCCCGGGATGGAACGGGTCACCGTCCGCCTCACATGGGCGGACGGCCGGCTGGTGGAGCGCCAGGAGGTGCATCGGGAGCGCCTCCGGGAGCCGGTGCCCGAGATCCTCGCCGTGGGCCTGGGCGGCGAGGTGGCCTCCCTCCCCATCTCCGGCACCCTGGTCTTCCTGGCCCGTCGGGACGCATGGCGGATGTCCGGGGAGACCTCCCGGATCCTTCCGCTCACCCGCTTCGGTGACCTGGACGG is drawn from Thermoflexus hugenholtzii and contains these coding sequences:
- a CDS encoding TadE/TadG family type IV pilus assembly protein, whose protein sequence is MSERGRRGRRAQSIVELAILLPLFLILIAGLTEIGFAIAAYLSLQDAVREAARFGADGDPCLYADRQEDPRDPAAVCGSDLFLNPISQRFDEAFQPYALNSGLGDDLVISAFGIRQDGTLAWRLPRDAPNGWSRFNNQSSRVTNEAIAAQVGHSPSKGILIVEAYYHYRQRLGLFTWIFPEIIPMYASAWMPLPSVDPME
- a CDS encoding pilus assembly protein TadG-related protein, with translation MRGRGQIVVLFAFMLVGLLALTGLAMDGARLYAARHRLQHALDGAALAGSNQFRVGRTLTDIQQAARDFLTAQGFDVATIRVYTCDDPGPYAAELCTTPRRKLVRVEAEVTVPMTFLRVVGWGSARLSGSATGEAASVDLVLIIDNSESMAYDTRMVLASANPIVCIPTDAPDPNPACPRPQRPHFCNPTDTCEPFRFVREAALEFAARMHYPYDRVAVISFDRQARLWVDLNGGTSLAAVESAIRSIQVYDPSQNPQTTKCAGMDCTSGNCVPVPVFEPGAGNDPRPCPSSNVQGALLLAYNVLATQGRPAETGALWAIVILSDAAANATDPSPSSPDPAAKDFGLCPKYTPPPGWGEPTWYWGDPAYRPFCQDGDFEERHPSVSTRYDAEDAALDMVDVLREANVVIFSIGYGSGMHNLNVRPGGGRDPDVGEKFMRYLADSTDGDNRADCLQGGSDWFSPGAVWKSQGQPCSNYFYAPDASALQQIFREIARRIFTRLNR
- a CDS encoding TadE family protein; protein product: MRRLAQGTLEFAVALPIFLMLVFMVVELARVFYAWATIENNARAAARYLSTGQYDEAFCLSGCADEADREQARLQAGLMRAREILYGLLITQFGEQAGGPGSDAPGFYGVTICSSRAGFEFDPITLRCEPGNDAGGPGDRVVVVVRHNHMIITPFLRPIVSHIPLIARREIINERFRTVRLLGLPPQIPTVPPPPTPTFTPGPTDTPTPTPPPTDTPTPTPTATATPTPTSTSTPTATATRTPTRTPTRTRTPTRTPTRTPTPCPPSVCTPTPTRTPTRTPTITPTRTPTRTPTSTPTRTPTPTVCPPSVCTPTPTRTPTPTWTPTRTPTRTPTQTPTITPTRTPMPTPTRTPTPTPAWTPTPTRTPTPTPTRTPGGWDG
- a CDS encoding TadE/TadG family type IV pilus assembly protein, which codes for MTSRIREVGMRGASFRRGQGLVEFALILPVLLLFMLGIMEFGRVLYIYTEVSNAAREALRAGAATLHRANDADRGKVTAVECNEILNRAYGTLALTPRSQVTITVEYRRPTSGGGSTSLGVCASDPAQTQLPTAVLALNDQVYVEVQSRVRAATPLMQPFLPGLTLRFAGMRSVVPISGIAMPKP